CGGCCATCACGGCCGCGGCCGATGCGCGCCGGCTCGGCGTCCACACGCCCCTCGCACCGGAACTCCTGGTCGACGCCATGGCGGGCTACCTGCTTCCGTCCGAGCGCGTGACCGATACCGCACGGTGGCTGGACGACGCCCTCGCGTACGCCATCACACCCGTGCACGGCGCGGTCGCGGCGCTGTCTCCCCGGCCGGGTCGCCGCCCCGGCACGCTCGCCGGATACGTCGCGGCCGACTACCTTGTCCAGCGTCTGCGGCAGGCCCGTACGCAGTGCCCTCCGGAGAGCCTGTGGGAGGCATTGATCGACCGGCTGGAGGACACCGACGACGTCCGCCGGGTCCGGGAGGCGGCCGCCGCGCGCATGCGACACCCACTTCAGGAGCGCGCGCTGCGCCGGCTCTGCGCACTGGGCGACGACTCGGCCCACGTCCAACTGGCCCATCTGCTCGTCCGGCAGGATCGCCTCGCCGAGGCCGTCTCCGTCCTGCTGCACCAGGCACAGGAGAGGCCGGACGACGACACCGTCACCGACGCGCTCCGCGACGTGCTCGCGCTCCGGGACCGTACGGCGGGCCTGCGGACCTCCGAACCGCAGGATCAGGTTCGACTGGCGGAGCTCCTCGACGACGGTGGCGAAACCGCGGACCTTCGGGTACGCGCCGCCGACGGTGACCTCGTCGCCGTGGACGATCTCACGTACCTGCTCGCCGACCGAGGCTTCCTGCCCGACCTGGAGGACCTCGCGGACGCCGGGCATCGCCTCGCGGCGGATCTCCTTGCCGAGTTGCTCGCCACGCAGGGCCGCCTCGGGGAACTGGCGGTGCGGGCGGACGCCGGCGACGAGTCGGCGGCGAACCGGCTGAGCAAACTGCAGGCGGGTGAGCCGGACCCGACCACCAGCGGCGCGGAGGCGCAGATCGATGCACTCCGGAGCGCGGTGGTCGAGGGCCGCCCGCATGGCGCCGAGCAGCTCACCACGCTGCTGTTCGAGCTTCGGGACGAGGAGGGGCTGCGGGCCGAGGTGAACGCGGGCACCCAGTTCGCCGACGAACGGCTGGTCGCGCTGAAGATGGTGAACTGCGGCAGGGACATGGGAGCCGCCGCAGCTGTCCTGAAGCTGCGCTCGTGCGGGCTGCACGCCGACGGCACACCGGCCGATCCGGGCGCGGCGTCGTGAACCGGGGCCTCGCCGACGTCCCGTCGGACCGCGTCATCGCCCTGCCCGGTGCCGAGATCGACGCGCTGGCCATGCTGATCGTCCGGAACCATGCGGAGCTGGCCGCCGTCGTGTACCGCTCGGCCGTGAGGCACGCGATGCCGGCGGACTTCGTGCACGCCGCGGTGGACCGACTCGAACAGGTCGCCGTCGAGCTGTTGCCGGCGTGGCTCCCAGACGTGGACGGGGGAGTCCGTCCCGACACCGCCGGGCTCGCAGCGGTCCGGGCGGCTGCCGCCGCACGGGCACGCCGCGACCGCTACCCCGGCTCCTTCCTGCCGGACCTGGCCACCTTCGCGCTGACCGCACGGCGAGCCGCCACCACGTGCCTCCCGTTGCGTACCCGGGCGGCCGCGCTGGCTCGCCTCGTCGCCGACGCGTTCGGCCGGCGGAAGGTCGTGTTGCTCGTCGAACCGGCCGACGCCGACGGTGCCGTCGTCGCGGCGGGGGCCGCGTGGCTCGTCTACCACGGCGGCCCGGTCGTCTGGCTGATCGGAGCCGGCGCGGCCGAGTTGGACGGACTCCCGAAGTGCTGGTTGGCGCCGCCGGTCACCTCGTCCGACCTGGCCGACGAGGGCCGGACGGTCGTCGGAAAGCCACACCCGGCGAGCCATGTCGAGCAGACATTGGAGGCGGCGCTTGCCGCCGAGAGCTGGTCGGCCGGGCGGATGTGGAACCAGAGCTACCAGTCCCATCGCCTCGCCGCGCCGGTACGGCTCGACCTGGTGTGGCCCGACGAACGTTGCGTGGTGGAGATCGACGGACCGGAGCACTGCCGCCCGGTTCGCTTCGAGGCCGACCGGCAGCGCGACGTCCAGCTGCAACTGGACGGGTACGCCGTCCTGCGCTTCACCAACGCCCGAGTAACCCACGATGTCGGCGCCGTGGTCCAGCAGATCGGTACCTATCTGCGGGCGCGTCGCCGGGACATAGCGGAAGGACGGCATCATGGCCGCCGATGACCTGACTGCATCCGAGAGCGCGATCCTCGTCGTA
This is a stretch of genomic DNA from Micromonospora sp. WMMD1082. It encodes these proteins:
- a CDS encoding DUF559 domain-containing protein, giving the protein MNRGLADVPSDRVIALPGAEIDALAMLIVRNHAELAAVVYRSAVRHAMPADFVHAAVDRLEQVAVELLPAWLPDVDGGVRPDTAGLAAVRAAAAARARRDRYPGSFLPDLATFALTARRAATTCLPLRTRAAALARLVADAFGRRKVVLLVEPADADGAVVAAGAAWLVYHGGPVVWLIGAGAAELDGLPKCWLAPPVTSSDLADEGRTVVGKPHPASHVEQTLEAALAAESWSAGRMWNQSYQSHRLAAPVRLDLVWPDERCVVEIDGPEHCRPVRFEADRQRDVQLQLDGYAVLRFTNARVTHDVGAVVQQIGTYLRARRRDIAEGRHHGRR